CGCCGTCACCCCACACATCGAGGACGTGCCCTGGGGCGCCGCCGACACGTTCGCCGACGCCGGCCGCATCACCTTGGGCGTGGCCATCTTCTCGAACCCGAAGAGCGTCTCCCGTCTGGTAGGGGGCGCCGGCGAGCTGGAGCCCTGAGGAGGATGATGGTCCTGCAAGGGGCTGGAGAAGGAGGCCTCTCCCCCGCTCAGGCGGCTGTATGAGCGACGCACCTTCTGGCTCCACGCCTCGTCACTGTGCGTGGGCCTGTTCCTGGAGGACCTTGGGGGCGACCGTGGGGCCTGTGTCTGGTTGTCCTGGTCTTGGGGGGGCAAAATGGGAGACAGGATGGTGGGGGTGCGAGTGCGGGTGGGTCTAGGGACAGGGGTGTCTCCCAAAGGTGCCGGTGTGGACACCATTGGTTTCTTGCCTGATGATGGTGTTGCTGAGGTAGAAACCTTTGCTTTCCTCAGAGAGGATGGTGTAGACTTCTTTTCCGGTGCCGGGCTAGGAATCTTGGGTGTCTTTTCAGATGATGGTGTTGTGGATGCCTTTGATTTCATTTGAGAGGATGGTGTGGATTTCTTTGTCGGTGCTGGTGTGGACAACTTGGGTCTCTTCtcgggtgatggtgatggtgcaaTAGACACCTTTGCTTGCTTTGCAGATGATGGTGTGGACGGCTTTCCTTTCTTTCCGGAGGATGGCGTAGACACCTTTGTTTTCTTTTCGGCTGCCGGGGTAGATGGCCTAGGCCTCTTCTCAGGGACGTTGGAAAGCCTTTCATCATTCTCCTTGTTAAGCTCCGCGACCTACAGGAATATTAAAATGACAGCTTCAATTATGTATGAGATTGTTCATTCACTACAAACAGCTTGGCTCATTTCAATGAAGTAGAATGTTGAAGAAAACTACAGACATACTAGATATAGATATATAATAGATATACTATCAACTATAGATACAGAGTGCCTTGCCAAAAAAGCAGTTTATAGGAAATAATTAATTCCAAATGCAATACGCACACAACATTAATTTCTCAAAACActtttacactcacacacacagccaacaatcCATGGCATTTTTCATTTACCATGACATGTGAGACGATAAGGcgttttgaatcttgaatcttcaaACTCAAGGAAAGCGCAAAAGTAGGCAACCTTTTCAACAACACTAATGTGATATATGAACAGCAGCCAAAGAAAAAAAGCATAAGTGCACTATCACAAACCTACATACAGTTCTATGGTGGGGGTAGACATAACTGACCTGTGTTTTCCTTGGCACTATCTTCTTCAAGGCGAACGTTTTCCTCGGAGGAACAAGAGTAGCCTGGAAAATAAGTCACTGTCAGCCAGGAAAATGCAGATGAATGTATGATATAATGAACCAGTACAATTCTTGACCATAACGTTACTGCCATTCAAGCACCAACCCCAGTGTTTACAAACACAACTGATCATGGATGGACTGATGTCATTAACGAGTGACATGAACACTAGTATGTATAGCCACCCAACTACTCCATCTAATGTGGCTGAAGAAAATATTTGGAACTGACCACAACAGGTTTGTCTACATCATTTTCTTCTGGACCAGAGAGTCTCGACGACCTCCTGCGAGGCGTGGTGACATCTTCGGGATCTGTAAACAAGGGAAGGCAACACAAGAGTTGTTTGTAACAGCATTCTGATCACCTGTGTGTGTCATTATGTGATTGTAACCACTCCCTGGTGAAATACAACAGGTATATGCCCACGATCATTTCGTACAAGTTACGCGGTTTAATGATCGGGTAAACACCAAATTACACCAAAAGTATGCGGAGCATGTAACTTAGCCAAGCTAGCTAGCGACACCATCAGGAATCTACTTTAACAAGCTATGCGCATAATTTAAATTAAGATACATTAAACACATTAAGAAATGTTTTATACTAGTATTGCATATGCCAACAAGAGCGTAATAATAATACAGAACATTTAAACAGCACATAAATAAACTCAGCCTTACGCATCTTTCCCGCTTTTCGCTTTGAATGGCGGTAGTGAACTCTGCTACAATGCGCCACTTCCGGTTGTATTCATAGTCTGACATTTGTATCAGAATAAGAGCATGTACTAGTTTAGTACAAAATAAGACAAGACATTCGTTGTGATTAATTGTGATTTTATTTCTGAAACAGATTAAAGAGTGAGAAAAGGGAACATAGAGACTATAAACGGGAAACAATAATCTCGCATGTAGCCATTTGGTTTGACCATTTTAtccatggtattttaacttggtaTACTATTTCTGACAACTCCAGTCCAAAACTCTATGCTAACGGAAGTCTATTGAAGCAGTTTTGAAGTCTTTTCGAACCGTGAAACGTATGCAGCTAGTGGGCAAAGggggtgtagcaacccaatgtaagtaggctgccggatgtgagtgcccggatatccgcccgagtatttgcatgcatttgcattcatttccaccatcaggaatgctttgcggtaccttagctacccgatgtgagtcgcgctgtgtcgcctgactgtcccttctataattgtAACCGTAACCattcggcctcggcccccgcggcaaatatccaccacaccaccacgggtcctctggtgttgtgaccgttttaggatatttttttgtATGGATCATGGATGTtttaacgatatgtgcgaatgcagtcaatttagggtggccaaacaaTGCCAtatcatgaagaacgtgcatcacattatttaaacagctcgtgtaaacagttatcctgagtgctcgtgtctttttggagatcgggggcttgatgagcaaagagatgggagaaattagttgtgcgcgcgcaaacacatcTGCATAATATCCACCAGACACGAagggttactggctccaatatttcagcgcccTGTTTGATTctttactgacacttttaagtttacatagcacaatcaaatgaataggctatgtctaaatgtactaggctctagtctccaatgtgcctggtttcacgtgttgtttggcatcaccaaataatctgcacaatatgcggcataactcaGACTTtccgagtgctacatttagaccggtaagtgtcgagcatggtctgtcccttcaataatattaagattgtccggcccccgccgcaagtatcctccaccacgaaggtcctccgATGTTGTGATCGTTTTATTATATtttcatatagtagcctatacagAACTAAGTTGTGCGTGcccgcgcgcctctgactgtgcAATATCCAGACACGGAGGGAGACTGgatccaatatttatattcagctcCCATTTTagttctgcactgacacttttaaatgtacataggacaatcaaatgagtaggctatgtctaatgtactaggcaggctctagtcaccaatctggctttgttgtttcggcatcacaatAACGGCACAAtagcggcatggtttcgcgtcttgtttttgcaccaccaaataataactacacaataacTGTTTTCTAACTCCGTGGGGAGAAgactatgcccagatattcttttaacttgtaggctATCCTAACGTTATTCactaaggagtaaaactcagaaacttcccgagtagATAGGCTACATTTATAAACTcatgactttaatgccttccagTGTGACAGTGCATCAATTTTATCGTCTTGTGCAAACTTTttcatttaacattgcgaatgtgcaggatgatctgcttagacacgcacgcgcttcagagcagctagaactgtgcaaggtgactgcagcagttttcagctcagtcctcctggataataaaaacaaaagaatgctgacgagaaagtaacgccgttatcttttgatggattccctgtTGAGacggtttaattttcacacccaaatcaagtatgtgccccggttgagacagtttaattttcacacacaaatcaattaggttttaagttataatttcatttttaattattattattggtcacgggccacttttgattgggagatcaaggacctCTCTGGTGTCGCTGaatcggcgatgtgctgtgggttctttacgcacggcacctatatGTCCCTTCcatttacgcacggcacctatgtcccttccatcttcagtcagactcaaatcggaccgaaatcaagtagctgaggttaaactgtcgtaaatacacgaccgaaatcgagtagctgaggtaaaattgacgtaaatactcgggcggatatccgggcactcacatccggcagcctacttacattgggttgctacagggggGATGATCACTGTAGCACCGCCGGGGTCAAGGAAACAAGCATGGCTGCCTTGTTGAGAGGATCTTGGAAATCATTGCGGCGGTGCAGTAAACATGCATACTGGTCACACGGTAAATGATCAAATACATTAACTGATATTGCTCAAAAAATATGAATGTCACGATATGGCATGTATTGATAAAAATGGTCAGACTACTAGGCAATCTCTGTGTTAGCCTTCTTGTTGGTTATGTACTAGCAAGCACGAAATGGGGGTGTAACTCTTCATAGCCTTCACATTAGTTGTCGTCGATTGCCGTCTTTCTGCGCCGTTTTTCTGCTATGTGTTGTGTTAGCAATGCGTAATGTTGTTGGGCAGTTGCGCTGATATTTTAAAAACTATTGTTTTGACTTGTCTTTACTCTAAGCAGTAAAAATCACAGACATATCAGTGGTGATGTGACATGCCCCTTGCTATGTGCTCCAGCTGTTAAGGAGTTTGACACTTGGCTGCACGTCCACCCTTCGTTATTGGTGGTTCAGTGTAGGTGCCCCAAGTAAATGTCAAATTGATATACGATTATTGCAGAGGGTACTTTAATCTATATTTAGGTTCTATATAAAAGTAACATGCGACCGTGTTCTCTCAGTTGTCTGCAGTGAATAGACTTGCTATTGCTGctttgttgtgttgtgctacCAAGCTGTGATCATTCTTTGTAAATACAGGAATTGCTCTGGCAAAATGTATTGGTACAGCTAGTGATTGGAGGGTCtaggatacttgtagacaataaTACACCATTCTTATTTagcatatatttttaaatataggaCATTCTTCTGTCCAAGACTGTACAGTATGATTTGCTTCACATTGTCTTTCATTCCCTTGACCATTTTGTGTTACAAGCATTGAGTGTGTGATTAAAATTCATGGAGCTGTTGATGCACAATAAGTGTGGATTTTTGATTGGAATTATTTCTTTTTAGAAATTAAGCTATGAAAATGTCCAGACTCTGTGGTTGTGTCGCTTCTAttgtctctgtttgtgtttgtgtgtctaggtTTCTTCAAATACTCCCCTCTTCTACAAATGTTATGTTTTGTATTGTCTGGGAACATTTCATCACTTCTattgtgtgtgcccgtgcatgtttgtgtatgtgacttAGGTTACCTCAGGTGCCTGGCCGctgttcttttttgtgtgtgtgtgtggggggggggaggatttTCCTTacttctattgtgtgtgtgtgtgtgtgtgtgtgtgtgtgagtgagagagagagagagtttgtgtatgtCCGTAAatacttacttttttacatttgtgGGACATTTTCTTCACTTCTatattgtgtttgtgtaggtTTGTCCAGGTCCATGGCCTCTCTTCTACAAATACTTACTTTTTTTGATGTTACTATTTTCCTCACTtctattgcgtgtgtgtgcgtatgtgtgtgtgtgtgtgcatgtgtgtgcatgtgtgtgcatgtgtctgttcatgtgtgtaggTCTCTCGAGGTCCATGGCCTCCAAGACTCCAGTGGGCTTCATTGGGCTGGGGAACATGGGCACACCCATGGCCAAAAACCTGCTGAAGAACGGATACCCCGTCATCGCCACCGACAGCTTCCCAGAGTCCTGCAAAGAGCTCCAAGACCAGGGGGCACAGGTGACACGCATACACTTTTATTATCTTTTTCATCCTCTGGTTTTCAGTTAAGAATGCTTCACTAATTATTGAACGATGCTAGTAAGTGGGTGCATGGAATAACCCCCTACAGTAGTGCACTCTACAAGAGAACATTTCAGATTCATCCAAGGACCATTATTGAATTAGTATGGGTAGTATAAAAAGAGCATTTAAAGGAAATCtaatataagcacacacactccacacactaaAATGTGGACAGTGTTGTTTGTGCAACATCCTGTCCCCAGCTTCAACGCAGTGAGTGGCAGATTTGCGCTGTCATTGATGCCTGCAGGGGTTGGAACACTCAGGAAGCAAATTCGCTTCTGCAGTCTTCCAGCAGTGTCCTCAGTTCAGTTCACCGTGTCTGGAATTACTAAGCAAATGTGACTTCccacatttaaaaacaaaaattaaATGCAGGTAATGGCCAAATATGTTGTAAATATGGCAGCAGAAGCAACAAAAATACAGCATTGCATGGCCGTCTTCGTGTCTGAAACTACTAGCCAAATATTCTGCCCGACAACATAAAAGGAACCTTAGAACtgggtatacatgggttcgcagtgtttgtaaacacgatgttgtgaggagggggaagacactggcagccaaccaagtgagctaattttttgaccgatagtggtttccaacaatcagaggttgagttgtgcgcagttagtttcacGCAATCAGGAAACAAAAATTTTAACACATGTATAGTGTTAGTGAatattactttggttttgtaatTGATTGATATCTTTTATATCATAGCAGTTTTTTGTGTTGGAAACACAACAATAATGCCTCGTAACTTGAATATACACAGCCCATGTATTGAAATTGAGTACCTTCATGGATCCTGCATATAGTATGTATTCACATTGAATTTCAGTGTAATAAAAGCTTGCCTGAAAATGTATTTCAAATTATGACGTTTGCCGCAGAAAGACCTTTACATGACTGGCCAAGGTCATGTGGGGGACAACAAAAAGAGGAAGAATTGCATATTTTACGGGAAGATGATCATGAATGACATTGCGTTTTCACCAGCTCTGCTGTAATGGTCAGACGCTACAGTAGCTCCTTTGACGGCTATGGGGATTAAGCAAGGTTTAGGGCAAAGGTCATCAGCCAAGTTCACCCGACTACACCAGTTGAGCACTTTTGGCCTTGACTTAAGAACTTAAGCAGGAAAATACACCCGGATAGCTGTGGATTTGCTAGGCGGTCAATTTTGGCATTAGCTTTTTGAGGCCATCAAAAGAACTTCTGGTCTACAATTTAGCAGAAATGTAGAATGACACTCTGTTTTCTTGTCCAAGAAAACGCTCAAGGAGGTTGTTTCTGCATTATGATATTCTGCCCATGTAGTAAGCATTTACACCCCGGTGATGATATGATGATTTGAATACAGTTTTGGCTGCAGCGTTACCCATACTATAGATTTGCACTTCAAAGCTCTGCAAGCATTGGTCTGGCAGAGTTTCCAATTTCCACTGACTTACCTACAGAACTAGCGCGTCATCCTCTCAAATACGCCTCATCAAGCCATTGGAAATGCTCTAATGTAATTGGCTTTAAAATGGAGGCCGATTTGAATTTCACAACACGGGTACTGTGTTGTCCCCTGCTATCAAAgtttactatactgccctacaatctaagaacgcagtaactctgaaaactgcaaactgagaaaaaaggcttcaaagtttcccatatggcgcgaaaactgtgttgtcggtaaattggtggtgacacttcctgctaatgcttttttaggatagaaatttaatgctcacaaaaaaaccccaaaaaaccaacatttatgtgtctttttgccacaaaaaacagagttactgcgttcttggctggtattactgccacaaaatggagttactgcaggagttactgcgttcttggctagtattactgtctactctcaaaccattcccattggaacgtgcagcagtaactcgccgacttactgcgtttttgttttgtacaacgtaacctttaatccaacaccgcagtaactttttttgggtcatttttgcactttcaaaatgagttttctccaaaacgggacggtgttggaccaccattttttgacacaagacaaatgaggtagtttaaaacccatttccgatataaaaaaatcgaccattttgagttactgcgttttGAGTtacttgttttgcacggcagtatagacactcaaactcaaacttgAAAAAGTAGACACTCCCCAAATGGCAACTCATAATCTTTTGAATGGTAACATGCTCCATATGATTTGCCTACGGCCACAGAAAGTTGCAGTAGTATAGATTTTAATACATGCTGATGACACCATAGGGGGCTTGCAGAGTCCACATATGTTAATGCATATATTGGGCGGCCACAAGATTtgcatcaatatttttttttattgaatttAAATGCGTGTTGCATTCAGTGCCATTGGGCGAGATATTTGCTTTGCTGTCGTTCTCTGCGCTGTTAACGCACGCTGCTCACATCGACTATGTGAGCACCCTTAATTAAATGCCTTAAGTTAATGAAAGTGTGTCATTGTTCCTGGTGCACGGTGGGCAGCTCTCTGCCACATGCCACATCTGTCTGTTAGATTACAGGATATTCAGGCCAGGGTCATCATTTCCtttgacacacactacacatgttaGGCCAGGGACATGCCTGCTGTGTGTCTAAAACAACACATGCAACCGCTTGCGACCCAgggcacatacttgcttcaggacgacTGGAGCACTTTGCACGATATTGGAGGTATCAtatagggggcagatagccaacagggCTCTTAATAATGTTTTCCCCACTGTTTGACTCTACCGCAAACTCAACATGGAAATTGGGAAGAACGGCCTTCACGGATTTGTCAGtattcagtagagtagagtagagtacttttattaatcccgaaggaaattaaggtgtctgtctgtctgtgtattgcaCCATGCTCGCGTGTCTGCGCACTTAGTGACAGGTACTCTTCCACGCACAAAATGAACATAAAATTCGCATGGCAATGCGTTCATCCACGGAAAGTGCACGTGCACACGTATCCTGCCGCAAACATGTCCCCagccttatacatgggttctacatttttggtTAGAGTTGtgttgcgcacaactcaacctctgattgttggaaaccgctgtcggtcaaaaaattagctcacatggttggctgccagtgtcttgcccctcctcacaacatcgtgtttataaacacggtgtacCCATGAACCCACCTGAGATAGCAAAATAACAGTATTAACAGAATATGTTTTGACTATTCTGTAATATTTTTCAGATTAGAATTTGTTTGAAATATTGATGTTTAATGTTGTTTTCAAATTCTGGACACTCCAGCATGCGGTTTCTCTTTATATATCAAGTTGATTTGTTTTCAGTTTAAATATTGATGTTTAATGTTGTTTTTCAGATTCTGGACACCCCAGCAGATGTAGCTGACAAAGCTGACCGTATTATCACCATGCTGCCATCCAGCCCCAATGTTATTGACGTCTATACCGGCCCCAACGGCATCCTGAAgtaagtagtacacacacacacacacacacacacacacacacacacacacacacacacacacacacacacacacacacacacacacacacacacacacacacacacacacactcacacccaagtccacacacacacacacacacacacacattcacacccaagcacacactcacatgcgtgtTGGCCGTCAACAAAGTGCTTGTGAATGTCTTACTGGCTGTAtgcaaaccctgtgtgtgtgtgtgtgtgtgtgtgtgtgtgtgtgtgtgtgtgtgtgtgtgtgtgtgtgtgtgtgtgtgtgtgtgtgtgtgtgtgtgtgtgtgtgtgtgtgtgtgtgtgtgtgtgtgtgtgttcgtgtgtgtgtgtgtgtgtgtacgcctgcctGGCTCCTCAGGCGAGTGAAGAAGGGCACCCTGCTGATTGACTCCAGCACCATCGACCCCTCCGTATCCAAGTTGATGGCCATCGCCGCCGAGAAGGCCGGATCAGTCTTCCTGGACGCACCTGTGTCTGGAGGTGAGCACAGACTAATAGACAGACTACAACTAACACactagaataataataatttagtaTGACATCATggtaaataattatatatttattagaTAATAATACTTATAGGTTTGTCTAATGCATAAATAATTCAGGATTATTAGGGCAACTAACAAATATTAGGCTACTAATATATACTGTCCCATGGAGGAGAGAGTCAAGAGAAGATTATTAATATGTATTTGTAAATCATTAAACGTTAATTAGATAATATTAATTCCATATTTAATAGTATGTATTAACAGTTCAGATGTATTGTTTATAATTAAATAATGATATATTTATTAGATATGTATAGTCTTATGCTGTGATTCTCAAGCTGGTGGTCAAGGTCTCTGGTGGGCCCGgaaatatatttgtgtgtgtgtgtttctgtttaatTGTTCATTGGGTCCGAGGCGggcccctgaacatttgtgaaaatttcaactgagccccaagttggaaagggttgggaaccTCTGGTTTAAAATGTATAAATAATTCAATTTCATTTAAACTAGCAAAGGTTAGGCTATTGTCTGAGATATAAATCAACAAAGCTGCATACTGATGTGCGTCTGCCCTTCCATCACTGTGTTTTTTGTTAGCTTTTGAACAGGTGGCGGCCTGCTTACAGACAGTAGACCAATACATGGTACattgttaaaaaatatatgtttgatcTTTGATTTAATATGATACAAAGACTTTCTTCTTCAACAAAAACATTGCATAAAAGGCTGTGATCACTGCCataaaaattataataataaaacaaaaacagaataACCTGGAGCAAAGACACTGAATGTTCAGGTAAGGAAGGTTGCTCTGGTGCTGTGTAGAAGAAACTGTAGTTTCTGCTTTTAGCAGAAAGGAGGCAGTGTTGTCTCAACATCAGCATGCAGCTCTGAAAATTGGTTtggctagaccagtgtttctcaacccttttttaggcgaggcatcctttcaattcatgagaaatttcaaggcaccccaaaccaacaagccgtaccatggcaccgcatccgataccacacaagcttagaaaagtaacacatttggagacgtcacacgacctacgttcgaagttgcagctgactggggcgaccgatatttactttattgtgcataaatggcagatgaaagattccactgactaacattaacttatcaatttagacaaatatgtattatattacacaatttatttatcagccacgtttctgcggcaccctcgagggaggcctgcggcaccccagggtgtcccggcacccctgttgagaaacactgggctagacgTATAGCCATGAAAAAAAACTCTTGACACTTTATTATCTCAAGccatgtgtgcattcatgttaATGCTCAGGAATGATGTTAAACTAATTAACCAGAAGTCTTTCATCAGTCAATAGAGTTCAGTAGAGTCCGGTTCAGATTAACACAACAAACTATGAAGGTGGGAAAGGGAGAAAGTGTGTATAAGTTCAGATATTATAAAATATCCATACAAATTATCACAAATGGGATGTTAGAAGGTACAAATTTAATAAAGTTACTTCCTCTaatatatgcatatatgcatCTTCTTGACACTGATCAGACCTGGCATGTTTGTTGCAGATAAACGTATACATTTATGTAGCGTAAATTTATAGAGTTAAATTCAGAATGCATAATGTAATGTCATCACATGAGTACATAACCACTAAATGACCTTGCGGTAGACAAAGATAgacttataaaaaaaaaaaaatgtcataaaaAATGTGCTCCAGCatgttgtttatttttaaaatgtatatttcttacttgctcattcacaaattaatcttttcattaatatttatcaagaaataaactaatatttactggtctcgTCTGAGCAAAGTACAGTAGGCTTAAGTCTTGCTGCCAAAGGTTTCCATGAGTGGTAGTctatttcaaaatggtggacactgAGAAGATCCTCCTATTCATGTATTAGATTAAAAGAATACgtttccaagtcaagtcaagtcagcttttattgtcactttcttcatatgcacaggtcatacaaggaaaatgaaattacgttttctctctataccatgccaggacatagacatactcaagactgacattttacagactaacataaagtgcaagacaggacaggtaaccgtgatggactggtaacaagtgatcaataataaatacagtacaaatgcacatttaacattcaacattgaacctgtaaacagaagataagataaatatagaatgtagacgttacaataatagaaaataataacagtgacagtagcaatagtaacagtaataataacaagTTATATAAAAGTAGTAGATTTTGGGTAGCAGCATTGtaagcagcatgttgtattgtcttatgttccaggactgaggtagtgctgGTCCTAATGAATACTGGTACTTAGAATACTTTCTTTGTGGGGgtggtaaatatttatgaaaaagaaaagatgTGTAAATGGGTAGCatatattctggaaataaaggcaaaaacgttttttttttttttgatcgtTAAATAAAAAATGGACTCCATTTATATAAATGAAGTGGACAGAGAATTGGTGGCCCTCTAACTAGGTGAACTACTGCTGAGAACGTTGCACAGAAATACCCTCCTAATGGGTGAAGTGaatatcaaaacacacacacacacaatatttctctccctttcccccctcctaacacacacacactctctctctcacacacacacacacacacacacacagagacacacgcgcgcatgcattgTGTTTACAGACTGGCGTCTTTAAGGCTGACGAGCTGCCATCTGAGTCTTAAAGCTCGTAAAGAGTTTATTAGTGTGTGTAGCATCCAGTCCCTTTAATCCCACTTAACAACCCTGAGAAAGATAATCTCTCcttatacacacacgcgtgcacacacacagacacagacacgcgcgcaaacacacacgcacacatgcacacacattcaaacgtcaacacacacacacacacacacacacacacacaca
The Engraulis encrasicolus isolate BLACKSEA-1 chromosome 20, IST_EnEncr_1.0, whole genome shotgun sequence genome window above contains:
- the cdca5 gene encoding sororin; this encodes MHPEDVTTPRRRSSRLSGPEENDVDKPVVATLVPPRKTFALKKIVPRKTQVAELNKENDERLSNVPEKRPRPSTPAAEKKTKVSTPSSGKKGKPSTPSSAKQAKVSIAPSPSPEKRPKLSTPAPTKKSTPSSQMKSKASTTPSSEKTPKIPSPAPEKKSTPSSLRKAKVSTSATPSSGKKPMVSTPAPLGDTPVPRPTRTRTPTILSPILPPQDQDNQTQAPRSPPRSSRNRPTHSDEAWSQKVRRSYSRLSGGEASFSSPLQDHHPPQGSSSPAPPTRRETLFGFEKMATPKVMRPASANVSAAPQGTSSMCGVTAVLNLSGEAEDSLSGEPVPDPNIPGVAINKKQPRKKRAQPITMSELDTLAALMNAEFAEAESFELVVE